One Enterobacter asburiae genomic window, CATCGCGATGAAACGTTGAATACGGCCAGTCGCTGACTTTGCTGACATAGCCATGCTTCACCGGATTGATGTAGACGTAATCCATATGCCGCCGGTAGTCCTCTTCGTTACGGACGGTGTGCTCCCAGAAGCGTGGCTGCCATATATGGCGCATGTCGATGTTGCGGCTAAATGTCTTTTTGATGTCGCGCCAGCGGGCCGAAAAGTCACTGTCGCCTTCCGGTAAGGTCCAGATACAGTGCATATGTTCAGGA contains:
- a CDS encoding REP-associated tyrosine transposase, with amino-acid sequence MSNYRRHYVPGGTWFFTVNLQNRQSDLLTRHIDSLRAATSTVKHAKPFTINAWVILPEHMHCIWTLPEGDSDFSARWRDIKKTFSRNIDMRHIWQPRFWEHTVRNEEDYRRHMDYVYINPVKHGYVSKVSDWPYSTFHRDVREGLYPADWAGEIEDFAAGERR